actgacaatacGGCTGCAACTAACGAAAAATGATGAAAAGATCAACAACTgtacacaaaacattaatacCTTTTCCTTTTCTTTTCTGACAGCAACGTCTGCAAAAGACTTGTATTACCAGTATCAGTAGTATAACGATAACTATAAAAAGTGTCAGCAGGTCAACAATAGTTATTTCTCCAAGAGACAGGAAATGTTGTGAAGCATTCTCTGTTGCTGCTCCTATGAGATAACACCATCTTTACTTATAAGTGTGTTTGTCTATATTTGCAGTGTAGTTTTGATGAAAGTCATAAATAAAAGCATTCATTAATTGTAATCTTTCTGCCATTTTCTacgtttgaaaatgcctgtaccaagtcagtaatttgacagttgttgtccattcgtttgatgtgttgtatTATTGAAttgcatttgattagggactttcctttctgaatttttctcggagtacagtattttttttaattaattttttttcatagacatgtataattattttgttgttgttgttgttgcaatggttcattttcaaaatttgaatactaGTAATAGTATTAAGTTTTTTCTTTATAGTAAGACATTGTGTGGTTTACGACATGGATGACAATAATATACCAAAACTTACTTACGAGCACTAATTCTCCgaatgacaattgtatttgatttcattAACAGTAAAACGATAAGAGAAGTTAAACTTACGAAAGTATTTTAGCTGAAGTGAAGCCACTTTGGAACCAGCACGGCAACCCCATATTGGACCATAATAAAACGCATCCATGTTCGTTATTGTCAGCACTGCACGTGTAGCCTCCATTGTCACATTGTATAGCACACTTGCTGTCGTACATGTCAGACTGTCTGATTTACAAGTTGCCAATGTCAATCCACCATGCATTATTGTGACTTCGTTGCTAGCAGCCTGTAATTCGTCAGAGGTGAATTTGCAGACGATTTTTACTGACGGATTTACACAGTCGGATACTTCTGGCTCCATCAAATCGATTGTTAAACCTATAAAAAAGAATGAGTAAATCATTAAAGTTCTATGAAAAAAAAGCTAAAGATATAGAAGGAATATTCCAAGTGAGTCTCAGAAACAAGcggacaacgccatggtaaaTATGGTAACTACCGGAAACGACTAAAAATCAAACAACAGTTTATAAAACATACCATATATCACTATGAGGTATTAAAAGGTACACATATGAGTTGACATGAATAATTACATTACTTTTAATTATTCGAAAGAAAATAAGGATTTTATATCCCAGCAATAGTTACTTACATtgactgtatttggcaaaaaattTCTTTATTGGGCCTCATTGCTCCTcaaatttgtacttttattttatttgtttgattcaGTTGACAATTTTTCGTTTCTGGCGTACAATATCTGAAGCCTAGTTTGTATCCTGGATAAGTTTATCCGTGGTTATTGATGTTATGAATCTGAACAAATTAACTGTTCAGAGTACAAGAGTGAtgcaaaataattattatatcagTGAAGTACCCCTTGTAATTGGCGTACTTTGTCGTACAGCTGTGGGAAAAATACATGACATATTATACACGAGTATTTTGATATTTCGAAAAAATTAATAACCGCGGATTTCCACGATTATTTTGGTCAACAGACAGAGACGTTTCATGATCTTTGAACACATTGTAATGTCGTCAATATTTCcatttttcattttgccatttgattaatatgtactttccgttttgaattttcttcggatttcagtatttttgtgattttgattttgacaacTAGCAGTGAAAATATTGGTACAGAAAGACTAATTTAAAATGAGATATTCCAACTAAAGGCGATAAAGAATAAAGAGAAAAAGTATTACAACTACTTTGGTTGTACGTCATTGATATAAGTATTGCACCTGTATTTACACTCGTTTAATAGTTAGCACTTTTGTTTCAATATGAAATATCATTACAAATCTGTTCATTTTCTATAAGTTCACAGTTtgtaaaatgttgaattatttgccTTCCTAAGGTTTATCTACACTATTGCACATATTTTGGTAGCAGTAGGGCCAAACTGATAAAATTGTCTTGAAAGAATTCTTTCTATTTAATGTGTGCATTTCATGTTAATCCCAATCAGATTAGATTGTTATCATATGATCTTACATTTCATTGTATACAACCATGCACACAtaagttttgtttatacattttgatCAAGGTTGAGATTTGTCTCTTTATTCAACCgttatgttatgtatatataGTTATCATGATTAATCAATGTTCATGACTCTTTGTCATTAAAATGTGATCTAACTCAAAACAgaacaaattaaattttgttttgtgcGGATTTACATATGTCCATATACAATGAAACCCCTTCACAGATGATGTAAAACTATTGACCAATATATAACTTAGTAAAAGGTGTTTGTTGATTTCTGTAAAAACAATTATAGAGTAATTGTGAAAAATAAACCTTCTAGATGAAATGTGATGTGTTAACTGTCACTGgaatataatattgaaattttgatatcCACAGAAGCTTTGTCGTTTTTTAAACTCTTACAACGATAACCATTAGTCTTTTTATCATGAACAATTGTTCGTATGCACAAACTTTATAAGATTATTTTATCATTGTGAGACGACGTGCGGATTTATATAGATGATCAtggtcaaaaacattataatgGTTGCTAGACTACGAAATAAACGAGATAGACCCACCATGCCACCTTTTTAGAAGGTATGTGGTGTAAAGTTACAACACGAACAATTAAATGAAATTTATAGATGGGGTCAGAAAGGCTCATTATAGCGCCTTTGTCTTGATATGTGTACATATCTGGTCTTTAGTATAACTTTGCTTACTTTTATAGTAAATCGATATAAGTTCCTGGATGTGTGTGAACATGCTTAAACTGAACGAGGACAAAACGGAACTGATGCTATTTGCTCCGAAAAACCGAGTGAAAGATTTGAAGGATTGCAATCTCACCTTTAAAGGAAACATCATTACAAGTTCTGAGTGTATTAAAAATCTGGGCGTTCATTTTGATAAGACTCTGTCAATGCACCAACAAGTCAGTTCAGTTTCGAGATCATGTTTTTATCAAATACGAAATATAGGCCGCATACGTCCGTACATCAACGAGGATGCATGTAAAACTCTGGTCAATTCGTTAATCATTTCTCGATTGGATTATGGCAACGCTTTACTCTATGGACTACCAGCTTACATGATTCAGAGACTACAAAGGATTCAGAACACTGCTGCGCGAGTAGttacaagaaaaaagaaatacgaACACATTACTTCGACACTTGAGTCTCTTCACTGGCTGCCTGTGCAATACAGGGTgcaatacaaaatattattatatgtattcaaGTCCGTGAAACATGAAGCGCCATTATATCTTAGTGAACTTGTAAATGTATACAGGCCATCAAGATCATTAAGGTCTGAAAACAACTTAACACTCGTAACTCCTTTTGTGCGAACCAAAACCTACGGCAATAGAAGATTTGATCAAGCAGCGGCCATCCTTTGGAATGCattaccaaaaaaacttcaaaatgcaaagTCGGTGCCTGTATTCAAAAAGAACTTAAAAACTCACTTTTTTCGACAAGCATTTTTAATCCCTTAAATTCGTTTCTGTGATACATTGTGCCATAGACGTTAGCCTGCTTTTGATTTATCGAACCTTTCTTTTAACTGGAGATATGTTTCATTTAtaatatgtacattgtatgttttttttagtagcacacatatttttcatttcagtaattatatttttacatggtaatattcctttttcatcttttgaatacgttttcaaatttttaacttatacattgtatttcataATTTGTAATAGCAATCTTGTTTTAGACttttttggctatttattttaccAACTATATTCAGTATAATTTTTTactcgttttttttattttgattcattgatatatatattccatttttttttttgaaaaaaaaatccacattatTAATCCTTTTATCTAGAAAAGTTTtaacacttaaatatttattttgtgtgttcatgttttatatttttatcactgTCTGTGTGTATATTTCGTTTAACATGTGATGTAAAGCGCTTTGAGtaatattgttttagatttagcgctatagaaaaattgtaataataataataataataataatcaagcTTTTATCGGGAAAGTTCTGTTTTGAGAAACCACAAATTTATGTATGATATGTTTTTGAAAGCAGCAAACATGACAAAATGACTAcatacatataaatgaatttcGACGTCTAACCATGTTAACGTTTATTGTTTGTTCTGCTGAAGTCCATTTTACTTGACATATACGCAATTGGgtgttaaaatatataagaataagaGTTAGAATGTAAATACCATATTCGCCTTTGGTCTATTGTTATCAacataattttataatgactGATATATGTGAAAGACACGTCTTGTTCATAAATGAATTCAGCAATGTTCTTGATGTGTTTATAGGACATCGTGCAGTCATAAACTTCAGAAATACCACACATGCATGCATAAGGAAGGCGACGAAAAAAATTACCTTAAATTGATTTTCTTTGTAGATAAATAAATTACACATATTTGATCTAACTTAGTTTTGATAAGCTGACGAGtaacgaaatatatatatatacacgcaAAGCAGATTTGCCTTGACAACAAAATACTGactttctgtgtgtgttacattttaatggtgtGTCATAGTTctcttaaatttcaattttgatgcgtttccatcagttttggtttgtaaatcggatttgtttgtttttttctgtttttttctccatcaattcatgaatttcgaacagcggtatactactgttgcatttatttgtatGACTTACCTTGGCATAATTCTGACAGTGATAATCCTACAAATAAAAAACAAGTCCACTTAATTTCTTCCATTTTACTGTCTGTTTTCTTCGCTCACTTCTGAAGTCAGTCCTTCCAATAAAAATTTTATCACGCAATGTGTCATTAGGTTTTCCACATATTTTCGTTTTGCAATACTGATCAATTGTATTTCGCATTTAATGTTAAAAATAGATTGGAGTTACCAAATTCTAAAATTAAATCATTGGCACGGTTCTAGAAATAGAACCAAAAAACCTACTTATCTTTATAGAAGATTTTTCTCAAAATACAGTTGCGTGGTGGTACTTGAAAAAGGTTAATTGATTACTGTATAGATTTTATTTTCATCGTATGTAATCCTTCAACAAATTAGAGAGTTTTGGTAATTTGTTATCTTAAATTTGCAGATAAAACAAGGGAAAGCCAACTTTAgcaatgaaaataacactttataagtAAAATTGTTTGAATCAGAGGCGTTTTACTTGATTCACATTCACCATGAATGTTTAAAGgcgaatatttgaaatccaaatgaTGTTAAGGATAAAAAGAAAACAGTTGAAGCGCTTTATGATCA
The window above is part of the Mytilus edulis chromosome 6, xbMytEdul2.2, whole genome shotgun sequence genome. Proteins encoded here:
- the LOC139527029 gene encoding uncharacterized protein; its protein translation is MEEIKWTCFLFVGLSLSELCQGLTIDLMEPEVSDCVNPSVKIVCKFTSDELQAASNEVTIMHGGLTLATCKSDSLTCTTASVLYNVTMEATRAVLTITNMDAFYYGPIWGCRAGSKVASLQLKYFRAATENASQHFLSLGEITIVDLLTLFIVIVILLILVIQVFCRRCCQKRKGKGMLDDPLMNGVKE